CGCGGCGAGGACCCGGAGACGGTCCGCGCGGCGGCGCTGGCCTCCGGGGTGCGCGCCGTCCAGCTGCACGGCAAGCACCCGCACGGCGACTTCACCGCGCTGAAGGACCTCGGCGTCACCCTGATCAGGGCCGTGGACGCCCAGGCCGACCTGCGGTGCGGCGCCTACGACGAGGACCTGCTCCTGGTGGACGCCCCGCACGCGGGCTCCGGCCAGGCGTGGGACTGGGCGGCCGTGCGCGGCCGGGCGTCCGGGCGGTGGCTGCTGGCGGGCGGCCTGACCCCGGGCAACGTGCGCGAGGCGATCGAGGCCGCCGGCCCGTGGGGGGTCGATGTGTCCAGCGGCCTGGAGAGCGAGCCCGGCGTGAAGGACCCGCGCCTGATCGAGGCGTTCCTCCGGAGCGTCCGTGGCTGAGCCGGCCAGGGGCCGGGCGCACGACCGCGCCGCCGGGTCCGTGGATGAGCCGGCCGGAGGCGCGGCGCTCGACGGTGGCGCCGGGTCCGTGGATGAGCCGGCCGGAGGCGCGGCGCTCGACCGTGGCGCCGCATCCGTGGGCGAGCCCGCCAGGGGCGCGGCGCTCGACGGCGCCGCTGCGGCGGACCTGGCGCGGGCCCTGGGGTTCCTGCGTGGTTTCGCCCGGCGCAGGGCGCCCGTGGTGGTGCCGGTGCCAGGTGGCTTCGGGGTGCTCGACGCCCGCTACCCGGGCTCCTACGACGACAACAAGCTGATCGTCACAGCCTCGGGCGGCACCGACGAGGGCCTGGCCGGGCGGCTGCTCGCGGCGGCCGACGAGGGCCTGGCCCAGCGGCTGATGGCGGCGGCCGACGAGGTGCTGTCGGGGCGCGAGCACCGCCTCGTGTGCGTCGACGACGACCGGCTCGGCACGGCGTGCGCGCCCGCGTTCGCCGCCGCCGGCTACGAGCACGAGACGAACCTCGTCATGGTCTTCCGCGGCGAGCCGCCGCACGACTCGCCACCGGCCGAGCGGCTCGGCCTGGAGGAGCTGGCGCCGGTGCTGCGGCGCGACTGGCGCCGCACCCTGCCGCAGGCCCCCGACGAGGTGATCGACGGGCTGGCCCGGCGGGTGTCGGCCCGGCTGCGCGGCGCCGACACGGTGGCCTTCCGCGGCGTGCGCGCCCCGTCCGGGGAGATCGCCGCCCGCGCCGACCTGTACGTGCACGGCGGCGTCGCCCAGATCGAGAGCGTCTTCACCGGGCACGAGCACCGGGGCAGGGGCTACGCCGGAGCCCTGATGAGGGCGCTGCTGGCCGAGGTGGCCGGCGCCGAGCTGATCTTCCTGCTGGCCGACGCGGACGACTGGCCCCGCCACTTCTACGAGCGGCTGGGCTTCGCCGAGGTGGGCCGCACCCACGCCTTCCTGCGCACCTGACCCGCGCCCGTGACCCGCCCATGACCGGCCCATGGCAGGGGTATGACCGGGCGCAGCGGGAGTGGCCTGCGGAAAGCGGGGGCGGGAGGCGAGCGCCGCGTCGCATTCCACGCAGTAGGGTCTGCTGCGTGAGCGAAACTTCCGCCGAGGACCGGATCTGGACGGTTCCTAACCTGCTGAGCTTCCTGCGCCTCCTGGGCGTCCCCGTGTTCCTCTGGCTGGTTCTCGTGCCCCAGGCCGACGGCTGGGCCATCGGCGTCCTGGCGGTGGCCGGCTTCACGGACTGGCTCGACGGAAAGATCGCGCGGGCGTTCAACCAG
The nucleotide sequence above comes from Nonomuraea gerenzanensis. Encoded proteins:
- a CDS encoding GNAT family N-acetyltransferase, with protein sequence MAEPARGRAHDRAAGSVDEPAGGAALDGGAGSVDEPAGGAALDRGAASVGEPARGAALDGAAAADLARALGFLRGFARRRAPVVVPVPGGFGVLDARYPGSYDDNKLIVTASGGTDEGLAGRLLAAADEGLAQRLMAAADEVLSGREHRLVCVDDDRLGTACAPAFAAAGYEHETNLVMVFRGEPPHDSPPAERLGLEELAPVLRRDWRRTLPQAPDEVIDGLARRVSARLRGADTVAFRGVRAPSGEIAARADLYVHGGVAQIESVFTGHEHRGRGYAGALMRALLAEVAGAELIFLLADADDWPRHFYERLGFAEVGRTHAFLRT
- a CDS encoding phosphoribosylanthranilate isomerase — translated: MYVKICGLREPGHVATAVAAGADAIGFVMTRSPRRVTPELAAELAAQVPGHVLTVGVFRGEDPETVRAAALASGVRAVQLHGKHPHGDFTALKDLGVTLIRAVDAQADLRCGAYDEDLLLVDAPHAGSGQAWDWAAVRGRASGRWLLAGGLTPGNVREAIEAAGPWGVDVSSGLESEPGVKDPRLIEAFLRSVRG